A genomic region of Fodinisporobacter ferrooxydans contains the following coding sequences:
- a CDS encoding carboxymuconolactone decarboxylase family protein yields the protein MEPRLNYATTEPDSLKAMMQLEQYVKNSGLEPKLLELIKIRASQINGCAYCLDMHTKDARAIGETEQRIYALNAWREAPFYTEEERAALELTEAVTLVATNRVPDELYQRVRKHFNDKQYVQLIMAINTINSWNRLSIATNAIPGEYQPAKK from the coding sequence ATGGAACCGCGTCTGAACTACGCAACAACTGAGCCTGATAGTTTGAAAGCTATGATGCAGCTTGAGCAATATGTAAAGAACTCGGGACTGGAACCGAAACTCCTGGAACTCATCAAGATCCGCGCATCCCAAATCAATGGCTGTGCATACTGCCTGGACATGCACACCAAAGATGCTCGTGCCATCGGTGAAACGGAGCAGCGGATTTACGCCCTGAACGCATGGCGGGAAGCCCCTTTTTATACGGAAGAAGAACGTGCGGCGCTTGAATTGACCGAGGCAGTCACATTGGTGGCTACGAACCGTGTTCCAGATGAATTGTATCAGCGTGTACGGAAACATTTTAATGACAAACAATACGTCCAATTGATCATGGCAATCAACACGATCAATAGCTGGAACCGCTTGTCGATCGCCACAAATGCCATTCCCGGAGAGTATCAACCGGCGAAGAAATAG
- a CDS encoding metal-sensitive transcriptional regulator: protein MQELPMMDDFERKERIEKCARRLSVIEGQVRGVKRMIEEDTSNCVAILTQISSIHEALRSVGKEVMRKYLQTCATNAIKNGSDEVYDDLMDVIYKYAK from the coding sequence ATGCAAGAACTGCCAATGATGGATGATTTCGAGCGCAAGGAACGGATCGAAAAATGCGCTCGCAGACTGTCCGTGATCGAAGGGCAAGTACGGGGCGTCAAACGGATGATTGAAGAAGATACATCGAACTGCGTCGCTATACTCACGCAGATTTCCAGTATCCACGAAGCACTGCGAAGTGTCGGAAAAGAGGTCATGCGCAAGTACCTGCAAACATGTGCCACGAATGCTATAAAAAACGGATCGGATGAAGTGTACGATGATCTGATGGATGTCATTTATAAATACGCAAAGTGA
- a CDS encoding Ger(x)C family spore germination protein produces the protein MRRDSVAYFHTIFKCSAWAMIIFLSILLTGCWNNIDLNETRLVSVVGVDIGPQGQYRLTARIYNPSAAKKESQGQSGQPSKVVGQIVQADGNTIFDAIRNLISYTGFKLNFQHIKYIVIGDELAKKTLLPILDFFLRDHEPRLRTWVLISNQQNAERILKSYPIVHSNQATEMDEKMKASKSIGKYPAVPMIELARMLAHKNQTAELPLVESKTVQKVPVNYVLGTALINHGKMIATLGPKQTRGMLFVKNQITSSILDVPMDIKKHEYIALEVMDAKTQNIPELKKNELTMYIQVHVTANIGSIEIPAEANKDLYRTLEQKSSQIIQDEIQRAMVSIQKNKADVFGFGDLVQRKYPHEWNTVKNSWPIMFANSKIRVNVHVHIKHNGLQFNTLKWNKGD, from the coding sequence GTGAGACGAGATAGCGTTGCGTATTTTCATACCATTTTCAAATGTTCGGCTTGGGCCATGATCATTTTTTTGTCCATATTGCTAACAGGATGTTGGAATAATATTGATTTGAATGAAACACGACTCGTCTCTGTAGTCGGAGTTGACATCGGACCGCAAGGACAATATCGTCTTACCGCAAGAATCTATAATCCTAGTGCCGCCAAAAAAGAAAGCCAAGGACAATCGGGCCAACCATCAAAAGTGGTAGGTCAAATTGTGCAAGCGGACGGCAATACCATATTTGATGCAATACGCAATCTGATCTCGTATACAGGTTTCAAGTTGAATTTTCAACATATAAAATACATCGTAATTGGAGATGAACTGGCTAAAAAAACGCTTCTTCCCATTCTGGATTTTTTCTTGCGCGATCACGAACCGAGGCTCCGTACCTGGGTCTTGATCAGCAACCAACAAAATGCGGAACGTATTTTAAAGTCGTACCCGATTGTGCATTCCAACCAAGCAACAGAAATGGACGAAAAAATGAAAGCAAGCAAAAGCATCGGCAAATATCCGGCGGTTCCAATGATCGAACTGGCGCGTATGCTGGCACATAAAAATCAAACGGCTGAGCTCCCGCTTGTGGAGTCAAAAACGGTTCAAAAGGTGCCTGTGAATTATGTTCTTGGAACAGCTCTGATTAACCATGGGAAAATGATTGCTACATTAGGGCCGAAACAAACAAGAGGAATGCTATTTGTCAAGAATCAAATCACCAGTTCAATCCTTGATGTTCCGATGGATATAAAAAAACATGAGTATATCGCGTTAGAGGTAATGGATGCAAAAACGCAAAACATTCCGGAATTGAAAAAAAATGAACTGACGATGTATATACAGGTTCATGTCACAGCGAATATCGGTTCCATCGAAATTCCCGCTGAAGCAAATAAAGATCTATATCGTACTTTGGAACAAAAATCAAGTCAAATCATTCAGGATGAAATCCAGCGTGCGATGGTCAGTATACAAAAAAACAAAGCCGATGTGTTTGGGTTTGGAGATCTGGTGCAACGGAAATATCCACACGAATGGAATACTGTTAAAAATTCTTGGCCAATTATGTTTGCGAATTCCAAGATCCGCGTAAACGTACATGTGCATATAAAACACAACGGATTACAATTTAATACATTAAAATGGAATAAGGGGGACTAA
- a CDS encoding MFS transporter: MPNVRSQSDPRIRLLWVLSAATFLIFFQAFMVAPLIPHLASFFNVSVGTIGLIVPAYLLPYGATTLVYGPLSDRLGRRTIILASFAGFILFTGFTALADSAAALFWLRLITGLVASGVVPIALALVGDHFDYKERGRALGWLFGAMAGGMAFGSTLGAVLEPFLTWQGLFLGVAVLSILVFITLIPFQTMLDQRVTVNVPSTLRQVGMGLLMLLKSKRGARTYTYVLFNGIFHSGVFTWLGYYFAKRYGLGDVGVGLALLGYGIPGFLFGPVIGRLADRMGRSHFIPIGFVIAGLSTAKK, encoded by the coding sequence GTGCCTAATGTTCGTTCGCAAAGTGATCCAAGAATCCGCCTTCTTTGGGTTCTCTCGGCAGCGACCTTCCTGATCTTCTTTCAGGCTTTCATGGTCGCTCCACTCATCCCACATCTTGCGAGTTTTTTCAATGTTTCGGTTGGAACCATCGGGTTGATCGTTCCAGCTTACTTACTCCCATATGGAGCGACAACACTCGTTTACGGTCCACTTTCCGATCGTTTGGGGCGACGTACTATTATTCTCGCATCGTTTGCCGGATTCATTTTATTTACCGGGTTCACGGCACTCGCCGATTCTGCAGCTGCTTTATTCTGGCTGCGTCTGATTACGGGACTTGTTGCCAGTGGTGTAGTGCCGATTGCGTTGGCTCTTGTCGGCGACCACTTTGACTACAAAGAACGTGGGCGTGCGCTCGGGTGGCTGTTCGGAGCAATGGCTGGCGGGATGGCGTTTGGTTCAACACTGGGAGCCGTTCTTGAACCTTTCCTTACATGGCAAGGGCTCTTTCTCGGTGTCGCTGTATTGTCGATCCTGGTTTTCATCACATTGATACCGTTCCAAACAATGTTGGATCAACGTGTGACGGTCAACGTTCCATCCACCCTTCGTCAGGTAGGAATGGGGCTGCTTATGTTACTGAAATCCAAACGTGGTGCTCGAACTTATACGTACGTTTTGTTTAACGGCATATTTCATTCGGGGGTCTTTACATGGCTCGGGTACTATTTTGCTAAGCGGTATGGTTTAGGTGATGTGGGCGTCGGACTTGCACTACTCGGTTATGGAATTCCCGGTTTTCTTTTCGGACCAGTCATTGGCCGCTTGGCCGATCGTATGGGAAGAAGTCATTTCATTCCAATCGGCTTCGTGATCGCAGGACTTTCAACCGCCAAAAAATAA
- a CDS encoding ArsA family ATPase produces the protein MSLSFEKFPQDLILPEAGRTKRIFLAGKGGVGKTTMSSAIAVYATEQGRRTLLITTDPAAHTGNVLGVEVTAKPIRFQQSNLWLARIDPKQAFWQYKERVLKQVQEQFGTGDTWERVNEELNSPCTEEVAVFQEFLDFLLDDSYEVVVFDTAPTGHTIRLLTLSFDYETELKNKDSFTAETAALDQAQMARMQQAIRTLQDPVKTSMMFVTLAETTPITEMERAMGDLAAAEIPTQAVIVNQVLPEEAQTSPLFGKRRNIQLQHYHALKQNHPQQAIAVAEYQEDEIIGAKALLECSHLLIRK, from the coding sequence ATGTCTTTGTCATTTGAAAAATTTCCTCAAGATTTAATCCTTCCTGAAGCTGGCCGGACGAAACGAATTTTTTTGGCTGGAAAAGGCGGCGTAGGCAAAACCACCATGTCCAGTGCCATCGCCGTATACGCTACAGAGCAAGGACGGCGTACATTGCTGATAACTACTGATCCGGCAGCCCATACAGGAAATGTGTTGGGTGTGGAAGTAACAGCGAAACCTATACGTTTTCAACAAAGCAATTTATGGTTGGCGCGGATTGATCCAAAACAGGCATTTTGGCAGTATAAAGAGCGAGTATTGAAACAGGTGCAAGAGCAGTTTGGCACTGGCGATACATGGGAACGTGTCAATGAAGAACTCAATTCTCCCTGTACGGAGGAAGTAGCGGTATTTCAGGAATTCCTTGATTTTCTGCTCGATGATTCGTATGAGGTGGTTGTGTTCGATACGGCTCCGACCGGTCATACGATCCGTTTGCTGACATTGTCGTTCGATTACGAAACGGAACTGAAAAACAAAGACTCGTTTACTGCGGAAACGGCAGCGCTTGATCAGGCGCAAATGGCTCGCATGCAACAGGCGATTCGCACGCTCCAAGATCCGGTAAAAACCAGCATGATGTTTGTCACATTAGCGGAAACTACGCCGATTACCGAGATGGAGCGGGCGATGGGGGATTTGGCAGCAGCGGAGATTCCGACACAGGCGGTCATCGTCAATCAGGTATTGCCGGAAGAAGCTCAAACCAGCCCATTATTCGGAAAACGACGGAACATTCAATTGCAACATTATCATGCGTTGAAACAGAATCATCCGCAGCAAGCGATAGCCGTTGCTGAATATCAAGAGGATGAAATCATCGGTGCAAAAGCATTGCTGGAGTGTTCGCATTTGTTGATCCGGAAATGA
- a CDS encoding DUF5316 domain-containing protein, producing MKSLAIGFGIAIVGLLIAAATRNWKYDIDISLVFGVVLWGLAGIFSGVFLSGDRMRANYFMEDSEGRQRRFRWATNCFLVGLPSILSALIVFFSIR from the coding sequence ATGAAATCTCTTGCTATAGGCTTTGGTATTGCAATTGTTGGTTTGTTGATAGCAGCAGCAACTCGAAATTGGAAATATGATATCGACATCTCCTTAGTGTTCGGTGTTGTATTATGGGGGTTAGCCGGAATCTTTTCAGGAGTGTTTCTTAGTGGTGACCGTATGCGGGCAAACTATTTTATGGAGGACTCTGAAGGGCGGCAAAGGCGGTTTAGATGGGCTACCAATTGCTTTCTTGTTGGACTTCCCAGCATACTTTCCGCGTTAATTGTATTTTTTTCCATTCGTTGA
- a CDS encoding DMT family transporter, giving the protein MSKAEFGKGEQMFQSQVNRRVTTGMMLVILGTVCFAAKAIFIKLAYEKGASPEATLFARQLIATPLFWILFLINRPKIPAIRQRGDSVKACFAGLLSFFLSPLLDFIGLHHVSAIVERMLLISYPVFVMILSAFMQKRMISIQNLIAIVVIYAGIYLSIGGWNTGLLKANLTGAIFILLSSVVYAGYLVLSSQLVHKIGGIRMNAYGMASASLAMVVYLVIKSVSGNSMNLFRYSLSVYELYFVIAVVSTVVSFVLILEGIKRIGAERASILSMLGPVITILLGTLFLGERLELVQWAGCFLVFLTVAVLELQKFRGRMYKKSND; this is encoded by the coding sequence ATGAGCAAAGCTGAGTTTGGCAAAGGTGAGCAGATGTTTCAGTCACAGGTCAACCGTCGGGTTACAACGGGGATGATGTTAGTAATTTTGGGAACCGTCTGTTTTGCGGCAAAAGCGATTTTTATCAAGCTGGCCTACGAAAAAGGCGCATCTCCCGAAGCGACTTTATTCGCAAGACAACTGATTGCCACCCCATTGTTTTGGATCCTTTTCCTGATCAATCGGCCCAAAATCCCCGCCATACGGCAGAGGGGAGACAGCGTGAAAGCATGCTTCGCCGGCCTGTTGAGTTTTTTTCTGTCTCCGTTGCTTGATTTTATAGGGCTGCACCATGTGTCTGCCATTGTTGAACGAATGCTGCTCATTAGCTATCCGGTGTTTGTGATGATTCTGTCGGCCTTTATGCAGAAACGGATGATTTCCATCCAAAACCTGATCGCAATTGTCGTCATTTACGCAGGGATTTATTTGTCGATTGGCGGGTGGAATACAGGCCTGCTCAAAGCGAATTTGACAGGAGCGATATTTATCCTCTTGTCATCCGTGGTCTATGCCGGCTATCTGGTGCTTTCCAGCCAACTGGTACACAAAATTGGCGGGATCCGGATGAATGCATACGGGATGGCCAGCGCCAGTTTGGCGATGGTTGTCTACCTGGTGATAAAATCAGTGTCAGGGAATTCGATGAATCTTTTTCGATATAGCCTTTCCGTGTATGAACTATATTTTGTCATTGCGGTAGTTTCGACGGTCGTTTCCTTTGTGTTGATCCTGGAAGGGATCAAGCGGATTGGTGCGGAACGTGCATCCATCCTTTCGATGTTGGGCCCTGTGATCACAATTTTACTCGGAACATTGTTTTTGGGAGAGCGGCTGGAATTGGTTCAATGGGCAGGTTGTTTTCTTGTATTCTTGACTGTCGCTGTTCTTGAACTTCAAAAGTTTCGTGGGAGGATGTACAAAAAAAGCAATGACTAA
- a CDS encoding heavy metal translocating P-type ATPase: MSKLHLKVGGMHCSLCTQSVQRALVRLDGVSDAQVSLAHQEVLIDYDPGRVRIDTMTQTLYQLGYTSREPNRADVFAVEKQELNNARRTAIHVGILVALATIWMVLRFWLGHSMIFDVGQAAFAIISTLGPASFVFRNAFQSVRRGIVNQDVLAAAAAAAGLVGGALGLIWPAFPSSAFFGATTFVLAFHGVGGFASVLVHVRASQSVQKLLSLQPATATRLDPTGCEEMVPVDSLALADHVRVRPGERIPVDGKIVQGVSSVDQQLVTGEPLPVDTQPGDEVIGGSLNGNGSLIIEVTRIGEDSFLQRVANQVTEARVMKPGILRLVDRILNIYVPTVLILALIGGLLWVVASWVFEGHPLWVRAGFTVLSVLVMGYPCALGMATPLAIIRASGEAAERGILMRSGEAFQVFRLVDTIVFDKTGTLTEGKPQLASVWTLNGDEDTVLSLAASADWASEHPVAKAIVSAAKEQGLPIQSMNHFHALPGRGIEARIEDQEVLIGTERLMTERGLNDLKEAREWIAEQQWHGRTIVFVAYNGKVAGAISVSDRIKPDAKSVLASLKKLKISAILATGDHQQAASAVAEELGITDVHAQLLPEDKLSFVRQLQREGRRVAFIGDGINDAPSLMQADVGIAIGTGTDIAIDAADVVLPGQRLKAVLEAHILARTSYAMTVRNVLLALSVNGIGVVASLSGFVHPLWAMLAMAFSLVVVLGHTLFSRFALGEPQNPANLS; this comes from the coding sequence ATGAGTAAACTCCATCTCAAGGTGGGAGGCATGCACTGCTCACTATGCACTCAATCCGTTCAGCGTGCACTTGTCCGATTGGACGGCGTTTCGGATGCGCAAGTCAGTCTCGCACACCAGGAAGTTCTCATTGACTACGATCCAGGTCGAGTACGAATCGATACGATGACACAAACGTTATATCAGCTCGGGTACACATCGAGAGAGCCGAATCGTGCGGATGTTTTCGCGGTGGAAAAGCAGGAACTAAACAATGCCCGGCGTACCGCCATTCACGTTGGTATTCTGGTTGCCCTTGCCACGATATGGATGGTTCTGCGCTTTTGGCTAGGACATTCCATGATATTTGATGTTGGGCAGGCGGCTTTCGCCATCATCTCTACATTGGGGCCCGCATCTTTTGTCTTCCGTAATGCTTTTCAATCGGTCCGCCGTGGGATCGTAAACCAAGACGTTTTGGCGGCAGCGGCAGCAGCGGCCGGACTCGTCGGTGGTGCTCTCGGATTGATTTGGCCGGCCTTCCCGTCGTCAGCTTTCTTTGGGGCTACGACGTTTGTGCTCGCCTTCCACGGTGTGGGTGGTTTTGCATCGGTTCTGGTTCATGTGCGTGCATCACAATCCGTTCAAAAACTCTTGTCGCTCCAACCGGCAACAGCAACTCGACTGGATCCAACCGGTTGTGAAGAAATGGTTCCGGTGGACAGCCTGGCGCTTGCTGACCACGTTCGGGTTCGACCTGGTGAACGCATTCCTGTCGACGGGAAAATCGTCCAAGGTGTGTCATCGGTGGATCAACAGCTTGTCACAGGCGAGCCCTTGCCAGTAGATACTCAGCCTGGCGACGAAGTGATTGGAGGATCCTTGAATGGAAACGGAAGCCTCATCATCGAGGTTACCCGGATTGGCGAAGATTCATTTCTCCAGCGAGTGGCAAACCAAGTTACAGAAGCGCGTGTGATGAAACCGGGAATCCTCCGGCTCGTGGACAGAATCTTGAATATCTATGTTCCGACCGTATTGATACTGGCACTTATCGGTGGGCTTTTATGGGTTGTCGCCAGTTGGGTATTCGAAGGTCACCCACTCTGGGTGCGAGCGGGTTTTACAGTCCTCAGCGTGCTTGTCATGGGTTATCCATGTGCGCTTGGCATGGCAACACCCTTGGCGATCATTCGGGCAAGTGGTGAGGCGGCGGAACGAGGAATCCTGATGCGCTCCGGGGAAGCCTTCCAAGTCTTCCGGCTCGTGGACACGATCGTATTCGATAAGACTGGTACGTTAACGGAAGGGAAACCACAACTGGCATCCGTATGGACATTAAATGGCGATGAGGATACTGTACTTAGCTTGGCGGCTTCTGCCGATTGGGCATCCGAACATCCCGTTGCAAAGGCGATTGTTTCAGCGGCAAAGGAACAGGGATTACCCATTCAGTCAATGAATCACTTCCATGCTCTTCCGGGTCGAGGCATCGAAGCCCGAATAGAAGATCAGGAAGTGCTGATTGGCACGGAGCGGCTGATGACAGAGCGCGGGCTGAATGATTTGAAAGAGGCTCGGGAGTGGATAGCAGAACAGCAGTGGCATGGTCGCACGATCGTATTTGTAGCATATAACGGGAAGGTTGCCGGTGCGATCTCCGTTTCGGATCGCATAAAACCGGATGCAAAATCAGTTCTTGCTTCGTTGAAGAAATTAAAAATTTCAGCTATCCTAGCAACTGGCGATCACCAGCAAGCAGCCAGTGCAGTTGCAGAGGAACTCGGTATTACGGATGTTCATGCACAGTTGCTTCCGGAAGATAAGCTCTCGTTCGTTCGACAACTGCAAAGAGAAGGCCGCCGAGTCGCTTTCATCGGCGACGGGATCAACGACGCCCCCTCTCTGATGCAGGCCGATGTGGGAATTGCCATTGGCACTGGGACAGATATTGCCATCGATGCTGCCGACGTTGTACTTCCGGGACAGCGACTCAAAGCTGTGTTGGAAGCACATATCTTGGCACGAACCAGCTACGCCATGACGGTTCGTAATGTATTACTCGCATTGTCAGTGAACGGAATTGGCGTTGTAGCCTCATTGTCAGGTTTCGTTCACCCTTTATGGGCCATGTTGGCGATGGCTTTCTCGCTGGTTGTGGTACTTGGCCACACGTTGTTCAGCCGATTCGCTCTGGGAGAACCACAAAACCCTGCCAATCTTTCTTGA
- a CDS encoding GerAB/ArcD/ProY family transporter yields MSKQLLSRGQWISIESVSLPMLGHFFLVGILIRLSGRDAWIAALASIFPGLLFAWIIAKCKHRFPNILLFESTKHALGRSMGSIVNVIYMFYFMFSAGLTFCGLEQFIATIFMPETPYWAIGGSFSLLIILSLYCGIEAIGRTAVVFFITILVTGTFVGINLIPEKDYSRLLPLLTTNWHEVGRGVLILMSTWSELLLVLFIQNKTSTWKSIRNGVIFIVILNGLLYTMMMASDIAVFGEDLAKTMDWPVQKEVRLLQFSFLDRLDIYGLFTVTAGCMIRIAIFLYGTCKALSSFLQKVPYQAWIIPVVCLIFGFSLLPFWNHARFEQVLETFYFYSSILMLFPFMVLAVSYFRHPKNRLKQNSNT; encoded by the coding sequence GTGTCAAAACAGTTGCTATCACGAGGACAATGGATTTCCATTGAATCTGTCAGCTTGCCGATGCTTGGGCATTTTTTTCTTGTCGGAATCTTGATTCGTTTGTCCGGTCGAGATGCATGGATCGCGGCATTGGCGAGCATATTTCCAGGGCTGTTATTCGCATGGATAATCGCAAAATGTAAGCACAGGTTTCCAAACATTTTGCTTTTCGAAAGTACAAAACATGCTCTCGGACGATCGATGGGATCCATTGTAAACGTGATTTATATGTTTTATTTCATGTTTTCTGCAGGATTGACATTCTGTGGTCTGGAGCAATTCATTGCTACAATATTTATGCCGGAGACTCCTTATTGGGCAATCGGGGGCAGTTTTTCCCTGTTGATTATCTTGTCGCTGTACTGTGGAATTGAAGCAATTGGCCGTACAGCCGTTGTATTTTTTATCACAATTTTAGTAACGGGAACATTTGTCGGTATCAACTTGATACCGGAAAAGGACTATTCGAGATTGTTGCCCTTGCTTACTACGAATTGGCACGAAGTTGGGCGCGGTGTATTGATTCTTATGTCAACATGGTCAGAACTCCTATTGGTGTTGTTCATTCAAAATAAAACGTCGACTTGGAAATCGATTCGAAATGGTGTCATATTCATTGTAATACTCAATGGTTTGTTATATACGATGATGATGGCTTCTGATATTGCGGTATTTGGGGAAGATTTGGCAAAAACAATGGATTGGCCTGTGCAGAAAGAGGTTCGTTTGCTTCAATTCAGTTTTTTGGATCGTCTGGATATTTACGGTCTTTTTACGGTAACCGCCGGTTGTATGATTCGGATTGCCATATTTTTATATGGCACATGCAAAGCATTGTCATCATTCCTACAAAAGGTTCCATATCAAGCATGGATTATACCTGTTGTATGTTTGATTTTCGGTTTTAGCTTATTGCCATTTTGGAATCACGCACGTTTTGAACAAGTGCTTGAAACATTTTATTTTTATAGCTCTATCCTGATGCTTTTTCCTTTCATGGTGTTGGCGGTCTCTTATTTCCGGCATCCTAAAAACCGGCTGAAACAGAATTCCAATACATAG
- a CDS encoding spore germination protein → MNLNTIHIHTSLEENLQQIKTALGNRDDLVVRTVVLLPETLRKKCALLFLNGMVDLDFLHTNVLEQLLKIRQVLEPSILDQCVLDVLSATSVCVESDIHALIHQLTRGYALIFIDGEARYICIESSKYNTRAVSEPSTETVVKGPREGFIEDLDINLSLLRRKIRSHNLQIERLIIGKQTRTSVCISYIRGLVKDEIVSELRRRLKQIEIDGVFEVGYIEQLIEDHRYSVFPTCITTERPDTTAAKLLEGRVAILVDGTPNVMLCPALFVEFFQNSEDYYIKPYYASFARILRYLAFFMSTFSPSLYIAFESFEKELIPTSLINSFSEAREGVPFPLTIEVFLMVIVFEWLREAGVRMPRPIGQAVSIVGALVIGQAAVSAGIIGAPTVIVIAGAGITSFVVPMLFDVMTLFRILSILVVGFLGLYGEFLLWYGMLIYLSGIRSFGIPYLSPLAPLLWREWGDAFIRLPLNWLRQRPQSLEMVDQVRMQPDSLEKQDKEDNETT, encoded by the coding sequence GTGAATCTGAATACGATACACATCCATACATCTTTGGAAGAAAATTTGCAACAAATTAAAACTGCCCTTGGCAACAGAGATGATTTGGTTGTGCGAACCGTTGTTCTTTTACCGGAAACTCTCCGGAAAAAATGTGCCTTGCTTTTTTTGAACGGAATGGTTGACTTGGATTTTTTACATACGAACGTACTGGAACAACTGCTAAAAATCAGGCAAGTACTCGAGCCATCCATTCTCGATCAATGTGTCCTTGATGTATTGAGTGCGACAAGTGTATGTGTTGAATCGGATATTCACGCACTCATCCATCAGTTAACTCGTGGGTATGCTTTGATTTTCATTGATGGCGAGGCAAGATATATATGTATTGAATCATCGAAATATAACACGAGAGCAGTAAGCGAACCATCTACGGAAACAGTGGTAAAGGGGCCAAGAGAGGGATTTATAGAGGACTTGGATATTAATTTATCGCTCTTGCGAAGAAAAATTCGCAGCCACAATTTACAAATTGAGCGGTTGATTATTGGCAAACAAACCAGAACGAGTGTATGTATCTCCTATATACGAGGACTCGTAAAGGATGAAATTGTATCGGAATTACGCAGGAGACTCAAACAAATTGAGATTGATGGGGTATTTGAAGTAGGGTATATCGAACAATTGATTGAAGATCATCGCTATTCCGTGTTTCCGACTTGCATCACGACAGAACGGCCGGATACAACTGCCGCAAAACTTCTTGAAGGACGCGTCGCAATCTTAGTGGACGGAACACCGAATGTAATGCTATGCCCTGCACTATTTGTCGAATTTTTTCAGAACTCCGAGGATTATTACATAAAGCCTTACTATGCAAGTTTTGCCCGCATCTTGCGTTACTTGGCATTCTTTATGTCCACGTTTTCACCCTCTTTATATATTGCTTTTGAAAGCTTTGAGAAAGAATTGATACCGACATCATTAATCAACAGTTTTAGTGAGGCTCGCGAAGGTGTGCCATTTCCATTAACAATTGAAGTATTTCTAATGGTCATCGTATTTGAGTGGCTGCGCGAGGCCGGTGTGCGCATGCCCCGGCCAATCGGTCAAGCTGTCAGCATCGTCGGAGCTCTCGTGATTGGACAAGCGGCTGTGTCAGCCGGCATTATCGGCGCACCCACGGTTATCGTCATTGCAGGCGCAGGAATCACTTCGTTTGTTGTTCCCATGCTATTTGACGTAATGACTTTGTTTCGGATTCTCTCAATACTTGTAGTCGGTTTCTTGGGATTGTACGGGGAGTTTTTGCTTTGGTATGGCATGCTTATCTATTTGTCCGGCATTCGCTCCTTTGGCATACCTTATTTGTCTCCACTCGCTCCTCTCCTATGGCGGGAGTGGGGAGATGCATTTATACGCCTTCCTTTGAATTGGTTGAGACAACGTCCGCAATCTTTGGAAATGGTAGATCAGGTGCGCATGCAGCCTGATTCCTTAGAGAAACAGGATAAGGAGGATAACGAAACTACGTGA